A single genomic interval of Rhodopirellula bahusiensis harbors:
- a CDS encoding ion transporter has protein sequence MNLKQIVEATDTKAGLVFDLTMQALIVVSLVDFSIETLPGLSDETRRLLWFVEAATVILFTAEYLLRLFVADRKIGFVTSFFGVIDLLAILPFYLALGFDLRSMRAFRLLRLFRIFKLARYNAAVRRFHRALLIAWEELVLFGTVAVIVLYLAAVGIYHFENAAQPDAFASVFHSLWWAVATLTTVGYGDVYPVTVGGRIFTFVVLIVGLGVVSIPAGLIASALSQAREADESVGR, from the coding sequence TTGAATCTGAAACAAATCGTTGAGGCCACGGATACAAAGGCGGGCCTCGTCTTTGACTTGACCATGCAGGCGTTGATCGTTGTCTCACTGGTCGACTTTTCGATCGAGACGCTGCCTGGATTGTCTGACGAAACTCGCAGACTGTTGTGGTTCGTTGAGGCAGCGACGGTGATCCTTTTCACCGCGGAATATCTCCTGCGGTTGTTCGTGGCGGATCGAAAGATTGGGTTCGTGACGAGCTTCTTTGGTGTGATCGACCTACTGGCGATTTTGCCGTTCTACCTGGCGTTGGGTTTCGACCTTCGATCGATGCGTGCGTTTCGTTTGCTTCGGCTCTTTCGAATTTTCAAGCTCGCGAGATACAACGCGGCGGTACGGAGGTTTCACCGAGCGTTGTTGATCGCTTGGGAAGAGCTCGTGCTATTTGGAACTGTCGCCGTGATTGTGTTGTACCTCGCGGCCGTCGGTATCTATCACTTTGAAAACGCCGCTCAGCCGGACGCCTTCGCATCTGTCTTTCATTCGCTTTGGTGGGCCGTCGCGACTCTCACCACGGTGGGATACGGCGATGTCTATCCCGTGACCGTCGGCGGTCGAATTTTCACGTTTGTCGTTTTGATCGTTGGACTGGGCGTCGTGTCGATTCCCGCGGGACTCATCGCATCCGCACTGTCCCAGGCCAGAGAAGCTGACGAATCAGTCGGTCGATGA
- a CDS encoding type II toxin-antitoxin system Phd/YefM family antitoxin: MADEISIDDAQWHLKDLIAGLAPGAELVITDDDKPVAKLVSEQKKPAEFRKPGLGKGMISIISEDDTHLDDFAPYMQ, encoded by the coding sequence ATGGCAGACGAGATTTCGATCGACGACGCCCAATGGCATCTGAAAGACCTGATCGCAGGTCTGGCTCCGGGTGCGGAGTTGGTGATTACCGATGACGACAAACCGGTCGCTAAATTGGTCTCCGAGCAAAAGAAGCCAGCCGAGTTTCGTAAACCTGGGCTAGGCAAAGGCATGATCTCGATCATCAGTGAGGATGACACACACCTAGATGACTTTGCTCCCTACATGCAATAG